In Vibrio sp. FE10, the following are encoded in one genomic region:
- the mutM gene encoding bifunctional DNA-formamidopyrimidine glycosylase/DNA-(apurinic or apyrimidinic site) lyase — MPELPEVEVSRMGISPHLVGEKIKSLTFRTPKLRWDIPQELKRLEGQVIRSISRRAKYLLIETDTGTAIVHLGMSGSLRVLDADFPPAKHDHVDLKLTNGKILRYNDPRRFGAWLWSAPDEIHTVLLGSGPEPLTDDFNADYVAEKAEKRKVAVKQFIMDNKVVVGVGNIYANEALFSSRIHPLRPASKVTKEEWALLTKEIKQVLATAIKQGGTTLKDFAQADGKPGYFAQELQVYGKAGEECPSCGEKLEEQKIGQRNTFFCSQCQG, encoded by the coding sequence ATGCCTGAATTACCTGAAGTCGAAGTAAGCCGCATGGGGATCTCGCCTCATTTAGTCGGTGAGAAGATTAAATCCCTGACTTTTCGAACGCCTAAGCTGCGCTGGGATATTCCTCAAGAGCTTAAGCGATTAGAAGGGCAGGTGATTCGCTCTATCTCACGCCGAGCTAAGTACCTATTGATAGAAACTGATACAGGCACAGCCATTGTTCACCTTGGTATGTCTGGTTCATTACGTGTTTTAGATGCCGATTTCCCGCCAGCAAAACACGATCACGTAGATCTTAAGTTAACCAATGGCAAGATATTGCGTTACAACGATCCGCGTCGCTTTGGTGCGTGGTTATGGTCGGCACCGGATGAGATACATACTGTGTTACTTGGTTCTGGCCCTGAACCACTAACCGATGACTTCAACGCTGATTACGTTGCTGAGAAAGCAGAAAAGCGTAAAGTTGCCGTCAAACAGTTCATTATGGACAACAAAGTAGTGGTCGGTGTGGGAAATATATACGCCAATGAAGCGCTGTTTTCTTCACGAATTCACCCTTTGCGCCCAGCAAGCAAAGTGACAAAAGAAGAGTGGGCCTTGTTAACCAAAGAGATCAAACAAGTACTCGCGACTGCCATCAAACAAGGCGGTACCACACTCAAAGACTTCGCCCAAGCGGATGGTAAACCGGGATACTTCGCTCAAGAGCTGCAAGTTTATGGAAAAGCGGGTGAAGAGTGCCCTAGTTGTGGTGAGAAACTTGAAGAGCAAAAAATCGGACAGAGGAATACGTTTTTTTGCTCTCAATGTCAGGGCTAA
- a CDS encoding glycosyl transferase family 90: protein MRKLKYYLSNSLLTILPAAFFRQYAKKTLDSAFKYDQNYIKQRVDYYCKLESNFELPETNSTLVRDFTKTGGTTYYYDLLKVVKAFPNKYAFSYVNGDVTTVPKEPSFLKSRPIEGNNDNSIILKLNAIRHYVFIDKDKPYKSKKDMAVWRGAGFRANRLKLLEMYVDHPRFNIGETRPLKADPKRSKYKKSPLSLEEQLEYKFIISLEGRDVATNLKWIMSSNSLCFTPKLQYETWFMEGKLKAGIHFVEVKDDFSDLVQKMDYYLEHPEEAEIIIQNANLWVEQFKNTKQERLISLLVAKKYFDKSGQQV, encoded by the coding sequence ATGAGAAAACTAAAGTATTACCTATCAAATAGTTTACTTACTATTTTACCTGCTGCTTTTTTTCGCCAATACGCAAAAAAAACTTTAGATTCCGCATTTAAATACGATCAAAATTACATTAAACAACGCGTTGACTACTATTGTAAACTCGAATCCAACTTTGAGTTACCTGAAACAAACTCAACACTAGTACGAGACTTCACTAAGACAGGTGGCACAACTTATTACTATGACCTGCTCAAAGTCGTTAAAGCTTTCCCCAATAAGTATGCGTTTAGCTATGTTAATGGGGATGTAACAACAGTCCCCAAAGAACCTAGTTTTTTAAAAAGTCGTCCGATCGAAGGAAACAATGATAATTCGATAATCCTCAAGCTCAACGCAATCAGGCACTATGTATTTATAGATAAGGATAAACCATATAAAAGTAAGAAGGATATGGCCGTTTGGCGTGGTGCTGGGTTTAGGGCTAACCGCCTAAAGTTGTTAGAAATGTACGTAGATCACCCAAGATTCAACATTGGTGAGACTCGCCCTTTAAAAGCAGATCCAAAACGAAGTAAATATAAAAAAAGTCCTTTGTCATTAGAAGAGCAGCTAGAGTACAAATTTATTATCAGTTTAGAAGGCCGCGACGTTGCAACTAACTTAAAATGGATAATGTCTTCTAATTCCCTCTGCTTTACTCCTAAGCTTCAATACGAAACTTGGTTTATGGAAGGCAAACTAAAAGCTGGAATCCATTTTGTTGAAGTTAAAGATGATTTCTCTGACCTTGTCCAGAAAATGGATTATTACTTAGAGCACCCTGAAGAAGCGGAAATAATAATCCAAAACGCAAACCTGTGGGTTGAGCAATTCAAGAATACAAAGCAGGAACGCCTTATATCGTTACTTGTTGCTAAAAAATACTTTGATAAGTCAGGGCAGCAAGTCTAA
- the coaD gene encoding pantetheine-phosphate adenylyltransferase yields MKHVIYPGTFDPLTNGHLNIIERTSGMFDSLVIGVAASPSKKTMFSLNERVNLVQESCKHLTNVSVVGFSGLLVDFAREQEANILIRGLRTTMDFEYEFGLTSMYRKLLPELESIFLTPSEEYAFLSSTIVREVAIHKGNVAQFVPAPVNQALLHKLKS; encoded by the coding sequence ATGAAACATGTAATTTATCCAGGAACTTTTGATCCCTTAACTAATGGACATCTTAATATCATAGAGCGCACATCTGGCATGTTTGACTCTCTAGTTATAGGCGTAGCCGCAAGCCCATCAAAAAAAACCATGTTTAGCCTAAATGAGAGAGTTAATCTAGTTCAAGAGTCATGTAAGCATCTCACAAATGTCTCTGTTGTGGGCTTTAGTGGTTTACTAGTAGATTTCGCGAGAGAGCAAGAAGCAAATATTCTGATTCGAGGCTTACGCACAACTATGGACTTTGAGTATGAATTTGGTTTAACCAGTATGTATAGAAAACTCCTTCCTGAGCTTGAAAGTATTTTCTTAACCCCAAGTGAAGAGTATGCATTTCTTTCATCAACAATCGTCCGAGAAGTTGCAATACACAAAGGAAATGTTGCTCAATTTGTACCCGCCCCTGTTAATCAAGCTCTCTTACATAAGCTAAAGTCATGA
- a CDS encoding glycosyltransferase family 4 protein: MHICHVNLASGYHGGENQTLTLIKHQIELGYSLTVVANPISPFYTAVSQLSCKLVPSTHYLKKHSRSITDGCKLIHVHEGRAIYWALIQSMLYKVPYIITRRIDNSLKKRFFANLAYSRASSIVGLSSEIVNDIKDKYPHKTVYKIASSPVSYNVNDRNLEKLKQRFENKFLIIHAANMVKHKAFDVSIKAMKQLSETHTHIHLALLGDGKERDNLERIAGDAMNISFEGKQSNMGDWFAAAQLQIHPSHSEGLGSVILEGIKAGLPVIATNTGGIPDIITHGTSGLLINTDDPIALANAIVKIEQSASLQAMLKTGGQEKIKFFDIGSAAKKYENIYKKVKK, encoded by the coding sequence ATGCATATTTGTCACGTCAATTTGGCGTCAGGCTATCATGGAGGAGAAAACCAAACTCTCACTTTGATCAAACATCAAATAGAGCTAGGGTACTCACTTACAGTAGTTGCTAACCCCATAAGCCCATTTTACACCGCAGTTAGCCAGCTAAGCTGTAAATTGGTGCCGTCAACACACTACCTAAAAAAGCATTCTAGATCTATTACTGATGGCTGCAAGCTAATTCATGTGCATGAAGGAAGAGCTATCTATTGGGCGTTAATTCAAAGTATGCTCTATAAAGTCCCATATATAATTACACGCCGAATTGACAACTCTCTTAAGAAAAGGTTCTTCGCAAATCTAGCTTACTCAAGAGCTTCTTCGATTGTAGGTCTAAGTTCAGAAATAGTTAACGATATCAAAGATAAATATCCTCATAAAACGGTTTATAAAATTGCAAGTTCCCCGGTAAGTTACAATGTAAATGATCGAAACCTTGAAAAGTTAAAGCAACGATTTGAGAATAAGTTCCTAATTATCCATGCTGCAAATATGGTTAAGCACAAGGCATTTGATGTGTCGATAAAAGCCATGAAGCAACTGTCCGAGACCCATACTCATATACATCTTGCACTTCTTGGGGATGGGAAGGAACGAGACAATTTGGAGAGGATAGCTGGTGACGCCATGAATATCAGCTTTGAAGGTAAACAATCGAACATGGGGGATTGGTTTGCGGCCGCCCAGTTACAAATACATCCATCACATAGTGAAGGGCTTGGCTCTGTCATCTTGGAAGGTATTAAAGCAGGACTGCCTGTAATTGCTACAAATACAGGAGGGATACCAGATATAATAACTCATGGAACGAGCGGCTTACTCATAAATACAGATGACCCGATAGCTTTAGCGAATGCCATTGTAAAAATTGAACAAAGCGCAAGTCTTCAAGCAATGCTAAAAACAGGTGGGCAAGAGAAAATAAAATTTTTTGATATTGGCTCAGCAGCTAAGAAATACGAAAATATTTATAAGAAGGTCAAAAAATGA
- a CDS encoding glycosyltransferase family 2 protein, which translates to MITGVVITLNEEKNVEECILSLQRVCDEVIIVDSESTDNTVELASKLGAKVIPQPYLGDGIQKNVGLDYASNDWILSIDADERLTDECVDSINALNLKQTEHDAFAFRRRNYIGSRWIKQCGWYPDFCIRLYNRNKTRFSAVKQHASVQANNPCQLDADLIHYSFENLGQLFAKPGRDFSGRAAKIMYQKGKRANSISPFIHGLSAFIRKFVFQKGFLGGTDGMTVALSSAVNSYLKYAKLLEMQRDPKVLEKTDFNKVW; encoded by the coding sequence ATGATAACAGGCGTAGTAATAACTCTAAATGAAGAAAAAAATGTTGAAGAATGTATCCTTTCATTACAAAGAGTATGCGATGAAGTGATTATTGTTGATTCAGAAAGCACCGATAATACAGTGGAGTTGGCTTCTAAACTCGGCGCAAAGGTAATCCCGCAACCTTATTTAGGTGATGGTATCCAAAAAAACGTAGGCTTAGACTATGCTAGTAATGATTGGATACTTAGTATTGATGCTGATGAGCGCCTCACCGATGAGTGTGTAGACTCAATCAACGCACTTAACCTAAAGCAAACCGAACATGACGCATTTGCTTTCCGTCGACGTAACTACATTGGCAGTCGTTGGATTAAACAATGTGGTTGGTACCCCGATTTTTGTATCCGTTTGTATAATAGAAATAAAACTCGCTTTTCAGCAGTTAAACAACATGCATCAGTTCAAGCAAATAACCCTTGCCAACTTGATGCAGACCTAATTCATTATTCATTCGAAAACCTTGGACAACTTTTCGCTAAGCCTGGGAGAGACTTTAGCGGCCGAGCAGCAAAGATAATGTATCAAAAAGGTAAAAGAGCAAACTCGATATCACCATTTATACATGGTTTAAGTGCCTTCATTCGAAAATTTGTTTTTCAGAAAGGTTTCTTAGGGGGCACTGATGGGATGACAGTAGCGTTAAGCTCTGCGGTAAATAGCTATTTAAAATATGCCAAACTATTAGAGATGCAACGCGATCCAAAAGTCTTAGAGAAAACTGACTTCAATAAGGTCTGGTAG
- a CDS encoding glycosyltransferase family 9 protein: protein MFTSPPHSICILRLSAIGDVCNAIATVQAIQKQWPDTEITWITGSLEAKLLEAIDGVDVIVFDKKSGWREYLKLWQQLRGKSFDALLHMQSAFRASVATLGIKAKYKLGFTSDRSQDFQTLFTGTKVDSPTSLHVADGMMAFAQHIGVVKHTLSWSLFYEKQHATWADAQLIAKKNLLIVPGASKAYKNWHAQGYVDVINHAREAGWNVILAGSPAKIEIDLAEEIQQKLTEPCLNLVGQSSIMQMLALIDKVNMVIAPDTGPTHMANAMQTPVIGLYAHHNPGRVGPYRYLNYVVSVYEEAIFSETGKNSQDLDWRTRVKDKNAMDRIPSYKVIEKFNSVADNILNKK, encoded by the coding sequence CTGTTCACATCCCCCCCACACTCTATATGCATCTTACGACTATCAGCAATAGGGGATGTCTGTAACGCAATTGCGACGGTGCAGGCAATTCAAAAGCAATGGCCAGATACAGAAATCACATGGATAACCGGAAGCTTAGAAGCTAAATTATTAGAAGCTATCGATGGTGTCGATGTGATAGTTTTTGACAAAAAAAGTGGGTGGAGAGAATATCTTAAATTGTGGCAGCAACTTAGAGGTAAAAGTTTCGATGCTTTACTTCATATGCAATCCGCTTTTCGTGCTAGCGTCGCCACTTTGGGAATAAAAGCCAAGTATAAACTTGGATTTACATCAGACCGTAGCCAAGATTTTCAAACCTTGTTTACTGGTACTAAAGTAGACTCTCCCACTTCTCTTCATGTAGCCGACGGGATGATGGCATTTGCCCAACACATAGGTGTAGTAAAACATACATTAAGTTGGTCACTTTTTTACGAAAAGCAACATGCTACTTGGGCCGATGCTCAACTAATAGCAAAAAAAAATTTATTAATTGTTCCCGGAGCGAGTAAAGCTTACAAAAACTGGCATGCTCAAGGGTATGTTGATGTAATCAACCATGCTAGGGAAGCAGGTTGGAACGTTATACTAGCAGGCAGCCCCGCAAAAATTGAAATCGACCTAGCAGAAGAAATACAGCAAAAACTTACAGAACCTTGCCTAAACTTAGTTGGACAGAGCTCTATCATGCAAATGTTAGCGTTGATTGATAAAGTAAATATGGTAATAGCTCCAGATACGGGTCCAACCCACATGGCTAATGCTATGCAAACGCCTGTGATTGGCCTCTATGCACACCATAACCCAGGCCGAGTAGGGCCATATCGTTACCTCAACTATGTTGTATCTGTTTATGAAGAAGCCATTTTCTCTGAGACAGGGAAAAATAGCCAAGATCTCGACTGGCGAACTCGCGTCAAAGACAAAAATGCAATGGATAGAATTCCATCATATAAAGTAATAGAAAAATTCAACAGTGTCGCTGACAACATTCTTAATAAAAAATAG
- a CDS encoding 3-deoxy-D-manno-octulosonic acid kinase — MKKVKLDNQVIWFDESLISEEKLSHAFEPAYWQQQGKIIGSAMGRGTTWFVELGTMQGALRHYRRGGLFGKLIKDSYVFIGENKSRSFKELVLLKKLKKSGVNVPTPIAARIVKQGLTYSADLLSEKVPHAQDLASLLRKHKVPESTYYKIGNEIRKMHAAQVNHTDLNIHNILIDDQSQVWIIDFDKCNSQLGDAWKQGNWDRLKRSFLKEKAKEAINWDENDWNYLF, encoded by the coding sequence ATGAAAAAAGTTAAGCTTGATAATCAAGTCATCTGGTTTGATGAATCGTTGATTTCGGAAGAAAAGCTAAGCCATGCTTTTGAGCCAGCATATTGGCAGCAACAAGGGAAAATAATCGGAAGTGCAATGGGGCGAGGTACTACCTGGTTTGTTGAGTTAGGTACAATGCAAGGTGCGTTACGTCATTATCGACGTGGTGGTCTATTTGGTAAGCTGATTAAAGATAGTTATGTGTTTATTGGTGAAAACAAGTCACGAAGTTTTAAAGAGCTTGTATTATTGAAAAAACTAAAAAAATCAGGTGTTAATGTACCAACCCCAATCGCAGCAAGAATTGTAAAGCAAGGTCTAACTTACAGCGCTGACTTACTTAGCGAGAAAGTACCTCATGCTCAAGATCTTGCTTCTCTATTGAGAAAGCATAAAGTCCCGGAAAGTACTTATTATAAAATAGGAAATGAAATTCGGAAAATGCATGCTGCGCAAGTTAATCATACTGATCTCAACATTCATAATATATTAATCGATGATCAGAGTCAGGTTTGGATTATAGACTTCGATAAGTGTAATAGCCAACTTGGAGACGCTTGGAAGCAGGGTAATTGGGATAGATTGAAGCGGTCTTTTTTAAAGGAAAAGGCTAAGGAAGCAATTAATTGGGATGAGAACGACTGGAATTATTTATTCTAG
- a CDS encoding YrbL family protein, with product MIILHEADFLTEGYTRKCYINPDDKSQILKIIKPECGKQLDINDIEKFYLSKVKHHGIIAECYQEVETNLGIAMAFEHVVDFNFETSKSISYYLREGLISKSKGKTLVANLFDSAINLGIYVRDTNLDNILMIKNEKGEFSTIFIDGYGGITFDYKLYRNIYFKFLSKARTKKTKKRALERVDNNVF from the coding sequence ATGATAATTTTACATGAAGCTGACTTTTTGACAGAAGGTTATACAAGGAAGTGCTATATTAATCCTGATGATAAAAGTCAAATACTAAAGATAATAAAGCCTGAGTGCGGTAAGCAGTTAGACATTAATGATATTGAAAAATTTTATCTATCTAAAGTAAAGCATCACGGGATAATTGCTGAATGTTACCAAGAAGTTGAGACAAACCTTGGGATAGCGATGGCTTTTGAACATGTTGTTGACTTCAACTTTGAAACTTCTAAATCAATAAGCTATTACCTTCGTGAGGGACTTATTTCTAAGTCAAAAGGGAAGACTTTGGTTGCCAATTTGTTCGACTCTGCAATTAATTTAGGTATATATGTTAGAGATACTAATTTAGACAATATTTTGATGATAAAAAATGAAAAAGGTGAATTTTCTACCATATTTATTGATGGTTACGGCGGTATTACTTTCGATTATAAACTCTATCGAAATATATATTTTAAATTCCTATCGAAAGCTAGGACGAAAAAAACAAAAAAAAGAGCTTTAGAGAGAGTTGATAATAATGTTTTTTAG
- a CDS encoding glycosyltransferase family 32 protein: protein MITIDKLIKSRTFEKGFYFLRKHIPYLSRKYNQLHNINIKKSYNVNNPDIKNSINIAEDGLEKLYSATNKPTNNKFNNTPKKIWLYWNSPLEEAPEVVRVSVESWIKLNPDYNVTLLNDNNLNDVLGFDFNAIFKIATVNLGFAMKADILRLYLLATQGGVWADTTTFCLKPLSSWLDYEIEKAQFFAFRHNSNKTRPIEAWFLASPPSSPIIKKTLELFLSHLFKPRVNSLMLSNRIKSLGLSDRDNERFYADVVFKAEKVGFMPYFSVGYFFNEAFKQSETIDAWARFNSTSNNHVVNNDELEKFELSYVSKQTYKGDYQNSDIFKERVNHMNLLTK from the coding sequence ATGATAACAATAGATAAACTAATTAAATCAAGAACATTTGAGAAAGGTTTTTATTTCCTACGTAAACACATACCCTACTTAAGTAGAAAATACAATCAACTTCATAACATTAATATAAAAAAATCTTATAATGTTAACAATCCAGACATTAAAAACTCAATAAACATAGCTGAAGATGGGTTGGAAAAATTATACTCTGCGACAAATAAACCCACTAATAATAAATTTAATAATACACCTAAAAAAATTTGGTTATATTGGAACTCTCCGTTAGAAGAAGCTCCTGAAGTTGTTAGAGTCAGCGTAGAGTCATGGATAAAACTCAACCCTGATTATAATGTTACACTACTAAATGATAATAATTTAAATGATGTTTTAGGTTTTGATTTCAACGCTATATTTAAGATTGCTACTGTTAATCTAGGCTTTGCAATGAAAGCCGATATTCTTCGATTATACCTACTCGCCACTCAGGGGGGGGTTTGGGCTGATACGACAACCTTTTGCCTAAAGCCTTTATCTTCATGGCTGGATTATGAAATAGAAAAAGCTCAGTTTTTTGCATTTAGACATAATAGCAATAAAACCAGACCAATTGAGGCTTGGTTCCTTGCCTCTCCCCCAAGCTCACCCATCATAAAAAAAACTTTAGAATTGTTTCTGTCTCACTTGTTTAAACCTCGTGTAAACAGTTTAATGCTATCGAACCGCATAAAATCGTTAGGTCTAAGTGACCGAGACAACGAAAGGTTTTACGCAGATGTTGTCTTTAAAGCTGAAAAAGTTGGCTTTATGCCATACTTTTCTGTTGGTTATTTCTTTAATGAAGCCTTTAAACAATCGGAGACGATTGACGCATGGGCTAGATTTAACTCAACAAGCAATAATCATGTGGTAAATAATGATGAACTAGAAAAGTTCGAATTATCCTATGTATCTAAACAAACTTACAAAGGTGATTATCAAAATAGTGATATTTTTAAGGAAAGAGTGAATCACATGAATTTATTAACCAAATAA
- the waaA gene encoding lipid IV(A) 3-deoxy-D-manno-octulosonic acid transferase, protein MIRTLYCFLLTILSPILLFGLYRKRPNKPKFGKRWIEHFGFGEYLDYKQQPLWIHTVSVGETIAAIPFIRKLKEQEPNLPIVLTTTTSTGAEQAKKLGTLVTHRYMPIDFGWCIKNFLKRVRPCQLLIMETELWPNTLHTVHKASIPITVINARLSEKSHKNYSLFSSFFKQLSSNLSLIICQQNSDKDRFLQLGIPEHKLTVVGSIKYDINITKEIIEQANQLRNQLGISRPIWVAASTHKGEDEKILTAHKLICKHLKGALLILVPRHPERFDDVSTLCKKLNLITARRTEGDMVTQQTQVYLADTMGEMLPLIGCADVCFMGGSLLGDKVGGHNILEPASLRKPIITGPSYFNFSDIVNTLRDRGACIITTEKELKNHVINLLSDSDYANKISGNATCFIKTQQGAIQRTLDNIIL, encoded by the coding sequence ATGATAAGGACGCTCTATTGTTTTCTTCTTACAATACTAAGCCCTATTCTACTTTTTGGTCTCTATAGAAAACGACCGAACAAGCCAAAGTTTGGAAAACGTTGGATAGAACATTTTGGCTTTGGTGAGTATCTAGATTACAAGCAACAGCCGTTATGGATACATACAGTTTCTGTCGGAGAAACTATCGCTGCTATACCTTTTATTCGCAAGCTAAAAGAGCAAGAGCCTAACCTCCCAATAGTATTGACAACAACAACATCTACTGGGGCGGAACAAGCAAAAAAACTAGGTACCCTTGTCACACATCGTTATATGCCTATAGATTTTGGTTGGTGTATAAAAAATTTCTTAAAGAGAGTGAGGCCATGTCAGTTGTTGATAATGGAAACTGAGCTCTGGCCAAACACTTTACACACGGTCCACAAAGCATCTATTCCTATTACAGTGATAAATGCAAGGTTATCTGAAAAATCTCATAAAAATTACTCTTTATTCTCTTCTTTTTTCAAACAGCTAAGCAGCAACCTATCTCTGATTATCTGCCAACAAAATTCAGATAAAGATAGGTTCTTACAATTAGGTATTCCTGAACATAAGCTGACAGTTGTAGGTTCAATTAAATATGACATTAATATCACCAAAGAAATCATTGAACAGGCGAATCAACTTCGGAATCAACTTGGTATAAGCAGACCAATATGGGTAGCCGCAAGTACACATAAAGGGGAAGATGAAAAAATATTAACTGCACATAAACTTATTTGTAAACACCTAAAAGGTGCATTGCTTATACTAGTTCCCCGTCACCCTGAACGATTCGATGATGTGTCCACTTTATGCAAAAAGCTAAATCTAATTACGGCACGTCGCACTGAAGGTGATATGGTTACCCAGCAAACTCAAGTCTATCTTGCCGATACAATGGGTGAAATGCTGCCTCTTATCGGATGTGCTGACGTTTGTTTTATGGGTGGGAGCCTTTTAGGTGATAAAGTTGGTGGACATAATATACTAGAGCCTGCGTCGCTTCGAAAACCAATAATTACAGGTCCAAGCTATTTTAACTTTTCAGATATCGTAAATACCCTAAGAGATCGAGGTGCTTGCATTATCACAACAGAAAAAGAATTAAAAAATCATGTAATAAATTTATTGTCCGACTCGGATTATGCAAATAAAATTTCAGGCAATGCAACTTGTTTCATTAAGACTCAGCAAGGTGCCATTCAACGAACATTAGATAATATAATATTATGA
- a CDS encoding glycosyltransferase: MKVAIVVNTLKMGGMERVAVNLSEAYQSSGHETHLIYLRDKKVTLKPDDKTIPIHLFNLKKMVLSSGVGFFWLFLSKLSNIIFRKSFSIVFAYAEAIAFRYKLKKLEKKQGNFDLVIFRGQGTFEHIWPLQDSRFVFVCENVQQFNRYKSLSKWAFNNLFSQRNVSCVSDGALDSFRQLCDKYHIVPKKAVMINNPNNLNLINKKSISKPLHPKPYILGLGRLVPQKNFPLLIKAYLYSRTNLGVTQDLVIVGEGEERSALEELVKRLGLKEMVHFKGLQTNPFPWYEQADLFVLSSKFEGLGMVLIEALACGTMVVCTESRGGVKQIMQGKLERFLTKESPKELAQTIKSAIEHPWTKDFDRFVNETLYNFNDENVAKEFLTHFTERDLQ, from the coding sequence CTATAGTAGTAAATACCTTAAAGATGGGTGGAATGGAAAGAGTCGCCGTAAACCTTTCCGAGGCTTATCAAAGTTCCGGGCATGAAACACATTTAATTTATTTAAGAGATAAAAAAGTAACGCTCAAACCAGACGATAAGACAATACCCATACATCTATTCAATCTAAAGAAGATGGTATTATCATCCGGAGTGGGTTTTTTTTGGTTATTTTTATCAAAATTATCTAACATTATCTTCCGAAAGAGCTTCTCCATCGTTTTTGCTTACGCAGAAGCTATTGCATTTAGATATAAATTAAAAAAACTTGAAAAAAAACAAGGTAATTTTGACTTGGTAATATTTAGAGGACAAGGGACATTTGAACATATTTGGCCTTTACAAGATTCTAGATTTGTTTTTGTTTGTGAAAATGTTCAACAATTTAATAGGTATAAAAGCTTATCTAAATGGGCATTCAATAACTTATTTTCTCAACGTAATGTTAGTTGTGTTTCCGATGGTGCATTAGATAGCTTTCGACAGCTCTGTGATAAATATCATATAGTTCCCAAAAAAGCCGTAATGATAAATAACCCTAACAATCTTAATCTAATTAATAAGAAGTCTATAAGTAAACCTCTACACCCCAAACCTTATATACTTGGTTTGGGACGTTTAGTCCCACAGAAAAACTTTCCCCTTCTAATAAAAGCTTATCTTTACTCTCGAACGAATCTAGGGGTAACTCAGGACCTAGTCATCGTAGGGGAAGGTGAAGAGCGTAGTGCTTTGGAAGAGTTAGTCAAGCGACTAGGTCTAAAAGAGATGGTGCACTTCAAAGGTTTACAAACAAACCCCTTTCCTTGGTATGAGCAAGCAGACTTATTTGTACTTAGCTCCAAATTTGAAGGATTAGGCATGGTTTTAATTGAAGCACTTGCCTGTGGTACGATGGTTGTCTGTACTGAAAGTAGAGGGGGAGTTAAGCAAATAATGCAGGGGAAACTTGAGCGTTTTCTAACAAAAGAATCTCCAAAAGAACTAGCCCAAACCATAAAGTCCGCAATAGAACATCCGTGGACAAAAGACTTCGATCGCTTTGTTAACGAGACCTTATATAATTTTAATGATGAGAACGTAGCGAAAGAGTTTCTTACTCACTTTACAGAACGAGATTTACAATGA